In Fibrobacter succinogenes, the following are encoded in one genomic region:
- the rpsM gene encoding 30S ribosomal protein S13, with amino-acid sequence MARIAGVDLPKNKTVEYGLTAIYGVGLFTANKVCAQLGIDKNKKCDDLTEEEQGKIRHLLEDEYSVEGQLRAEVTLNIKRLQDIGCYRGLRHRKGLPVRGQRSRTNARTRKGPKKTVANKKK; translated from the coding sequence ATGGCACGTATCGCTGGTGTCGATTTACCGAAAAACAAGACTGTTGAATACGGTCTGACGGCAATCTATGGTGTCGGTCTGTTCACCGCTAACAAGGTCTGTGCTCAGTTGGGCATTGACAAGAACAAGAAGTGTGACGACCTGACTGAAGAAGAACAAGGTAAGATTCGTCATCTCCTCGAAGACGAATACTCTGTGGAAGGTCAGCTCCGCGCAGAAGTTACCTTGAACATCAAGCGTCTGCAGGATATTGGCTGCTATCGTGGCCTCCGCCACCGCAAGGGCCTCCCGGTCCGCGGTCAGCGTTCCCGCACCAACGCCCGCACACGCAAGGGCCCCAAGAAGACTGTGGCTAACAAGAAGAAGTAA
- the rplO gene encoding 50S ribosomal protein L15, with translation MELNTLNPGKAAKGKSRKRIGRGPGSGWGTTAGRGEKGAGARKSAKAGRVAFEGGQMPIHRRIPKRGFKHAGVEFQIVNLKKLAAVSAVDFDAKVLFDLGFIKSVELPVKVLAFGSIDKAINVKVNAISEKAKSAIEAAGGKVEII, from the coding sequence ATGGAACTCAATACTCTCAATCCTGGCAAGGCTGCCAAGGGCAAGAGCCGCAAGCGCATTGGTCGTGGTCCGGGCTCTGGCTGGGGCACTACTGCTGGTCGTGGTGAAAAGGGTGCTGGTGCTCGTAAGAGTGCTAAGGCCGGTCGAGTCGCTTTCGAAGGCGGCCAGATGCCGATTCACCGTCGTATCCCGAAGCGCGGCTTCAAGCACGCTGGTGTTGAATTCCAGATCGTGAACCTGAAGAAGCTCGCCGCTGTCAGCGCTGTTGATTTCGATGCTAAGGTCCTCTTCGACCTCGGCTTCATCAAGAGCGTCGAACTGCCGGTCAAGGTCCTCGCTTTTGGTTCTATCGACAAGGCTATCAACGTAAAGGTTAACGCTATCAGCGAAAAGGCAAAGTCTGCCATTGAAGCTGCTGGCGGCAAAGTTGAGATCATCTAA
- the secY gene encoding preprotein translocase subunit SecY produces MEALKKAIDAFVNAFKIPDLRKKILFTLGLLIVYRIGSHISIPGVNAAVLAEYFKNSNNLFGLYDSFTGGAFAKATVFALGIMPYISASIIIQLMGSVIPAIQMLQKEGQEGRAKLNQYTRYFTVVLSALQGWGISMWLSNLKVTTAAGTGISVLSENFSSGLGNVGFRLLATLTFTVGTIFLMYLGEQITSHGVGNGISLIIFAGIVGGLPRAILAEWEMFSEGIQPLAIEVFILAIVVVIVGFIVFVEQATRRIPLQSPRRTVGNKVLGGQASYLPFKVNTANVIPVIFASCIMFIPAMVASWFPNVSAMQAFASAFIPGHVSYSVVDALLIIFFTYFYTAIQYNPNDIAENLKRSGGFIPGVRPGKQTAEYIDHVLTRISLPGSLYLALISVVPLHLKDALNMSFYIGGTSVLIVVGVALDTLRQLEAQLHTKNYEGFLKRGRIRGRMAS; encoded by the coding sequence ATGGAAGCACTCAAGAAAGCCATCGATGCGTTTGTCAATGCGTTTAAGATTCCGGATCTGCGCAAGAAGATCCTCTTCACGCTCGGTCTCCTTATTGTCTACCGTATTGGCTCTCACATCTCCATCCCCGGAGTAAATGCTGCGGTTCTCGCAGAATACTTCAAAAATTCGAATAACCTGTTCGGTCTGTACGACTCGTTTACCGGCGGTGCATTTGCGAAAGCAACTGTATTTGCCCTCGGTATCATGCCGTACATCAGCGCAAGCATCATCATCCAGTTAATGGGCTCGGTGATACCTGCCATCCAGATGCTCCAGAAGGAGGGTCAGGAAGGTCGCGCTAAGCTGAATCAGTATACCCGATACTTCACGGTAGTTCTTTCTGCCTTGCAGGGATGGGGCATTTCTATGTGGCTTTCTAACCTCAAGGTGACGACAGCCGCTGGTACGGGAATCTCGGTTCTCTCCGAGAACTTCTCGTCCGGACTCGGTAATGTCGGCTTTCGTCTCCTTGCTACGTTAACCTTCACCGTAGGTACTATCTTCTTGATGTACCTTGGCGAACAGATTACTTCGCACGGTGTGGGTAACGGTATTTCTCTTATAATTTTCGCCGGTATCGTCGGTGGCCTTCCGAGAGCCATCTTAGCCGAATGGGAAATGTTTAGCGAAGGCATCCAGCCCCTTGCGATCGAGGTCTTTATCTTGGCCATCGTGGTTGTGATTGTCGGGTTTATCGTTTTCGTCGAGCAGGCGACCCGTCGCATTCCACTCCAAAGTCCTCGCAGGACCGTCGGAAACAAGGTCTTGGGTGGTCAGGCTAGCTATTTGCCTTTCAAGGTGAACACCGCTAACGTGATTCCCGTGATCTTCGCAAGCTGCATCATGTTCATTCCAGCAATGGTTGCATCTTGGTTCCCGAACGTATCTGCGATGCAGGCTTTCGCTTCTGCATTTATTCCGGGACATGTCTCCTACAGCGTAGTAGACGCCCTCCTCATCATATTCTTCACCTACTTCTACACGGCAATCCAGTACAACCCGAACGACATTGCCGAAAACCTCAAGAGAAGCGGTGGGTTTATTCCGGGAGTCCGTCCGGGTAAGCAGACAGCAGAATACATTGACCATGTTTTGACCAGAATTTCATTGCCTGGGTCCCTTTACCTCGCTTTAATCAGCGTCGTTCCCCTGCACTTGAAAGACGCTCTCAATATGAGTTTCTATATTGGGGGTACCTCGGTCCTAATCGTGGTAGGTGTTGCTCTGGATACTCTTCGTCAGCTCGAAGCCCAGTTGCATACCAAGAATTATGAAGGTTTCTTGAAACGTGGCCGCATTCGCGGCAGGATGGCATCCTAG
- the rpsK gene encoding 30S ribosomal protein S11, producing the protein MKETAAAAAEAPAAAEEVKIKKGKKRIDIQGIACVFASFNNTIVSITDARGNVVAWGSPGNSGFKGSRKSTPFAAQLAAETAAHKAFDLGMRKVDVRVKGAGGGRESAVRALKNAGLEVLSIRDVTGIPHNGCRPKKKRRI; encoded by the coding sequence ATCAAGGAAACTGCTGCTGCCGCTGCTGAAGCTCCGGCTGCTGCTGAAGAAGTCAAGATCAAGAAGGGCAAGAAGCGCATTGACATCCAGGGCATTGCCTGTGTGTTCGCTTCCTTCAACAATACAATCGTTTCTATCACCGACGCTCGCGGCAACGTGGTCGCTTGGGGTTCTCCGGGTAACTCCGGTTTCAAGGGCTCCCGCAAGAGCACGCCGTTTGCAGCCCAGCTCGCCGCTGAAACCGCTGCCCACAAGGCATTCGATCTCGGCATGCGCAAGGTGGACGTTCGCGTTAAGGGTGCTGGTGGCGGCCGTGAATCTGCCGTCCGCGCTCTCAAGAATGCGGGCCTCGAAGTTCTCTCTATTCGAGACGTGACGGGCATCCCGCACAATGGTTGCCGTCCTAAAAAGAAGAGAAGAATTTAA
- the rpmD gene encoding 50S ribosomal protein L30, translating to MKKVRITLIKGIVRRLPVHRANVAALGLRKIGQTVEHNLTPSIAGMINAVKDMVKVEEI from the coding sequence ATGAAGAAAGTTCGTATTACTTTGATCAAGGGTATCGTCCGTCGCCTTCCGGTGCACCGCGCTAATGTGGCTGCACTCGGCCTCCGCAAGATCGGACAAACTGTTGAACACAATTTGACCCCGTCCATTGCAGGCATGATCAATGCCGTGAAGGACATGGTCAAGGTCGAGGAGATCTAA
- the infA gene encoding translation initiation factor IF-1, with the protein MAKEEGIQVEGVVLEALPNAFFRVQLGNGHEILAHVSGKMRRHFIRILPDDKVLVEISPYDLNRGRITYRYK; encoded by the coding sequence GTGGCTAAAGAAGAAGGTATACAAGTAGAAGGCGTTGTATTGGAAGCTCTTCCCAACGCTTTCTTCCGTGTTCAACTTGGAAATGGTCACGAGATCCTGGCCCATGTTTCAGGAAAAATGCGCCGGCATTTTATTAGAATTTTGCCGGACGACAAAGTGTTGGTCGAGATTTCCCCGTACGATTTAAATCGCGGGCGAATTACTTACCGTTACAAGTAA
- the rpmJ gene encoding 50S ribosomal protein L36, translated as MKIKASIKPRCEKPRCENCKIIRRKGVLRIICSKNPRHKQKQG; from the coding sequence ATGAAAATCAAAGCCTCCATCAAACCCAGATGTGAAAAACCCAGATGTGAAAACTGCAAGATCATCCGTCGCAAGGGTGTATTGCGTATCATCTGTTCGAAGAACCCCCGTCACAAGCAGAAGCAGGGATAA